DNA from Qingrenia yutianensis:
GCTTTGCAAGTTTGCCGTTAAAAATTTCGGCGGTATAGACGTTTTGGTGAATAATGCAGGTATTGCTCAGCAAAAAGTTTTCTGCGACATAACCGAGGACGAATTTAAAAATATGATGCAGACAAACGTCGGCAGTGTTTTTAATATGTGCAAAGCGGTTATGGGCGAAATGATAGGCAAAAAAAGCGGAAAAATCATAAATATTTCGTCGGTGTGGGGCATTTGCGGTGCGTCGTGCGAGGTGCATTATTCCGCGTCAAAAGCGGCGGTGATAGGTTTTACAAAGGCGCTTGCACAGGAACTTGCGCCGTCGGGCATAAACGTAAACTGCGTTGCGCCGGGCGTTGTGGACACCGATATGTGCAAATTTGACGGCGAAACCAAAAAGCTTGTGACCGAGGATATTCCTTTGGGAAAAATCGCATCTCCCGAAAAAATTGCCGATACGATAGCGTTTTTGGCAAGCGATAAAGCAGACTACATCACAGGCGAGGTTGTAAACGTCAGCGGCGGTTTTGTTGTGTGACAAATTTTTATTGCAAATTGAAATTTTGTATGCTATAATGTAAATTGAGTTTATATGTTATGATAAAAAAGGAAGTTGAAT
Protein-coding regions in this window:
- the ymfI gene encoding elongation factor P 5-aminopentanone reductase; this translates as MKKTAVVTGASRGIGRAAAIALAKDFNVVVNCRKNIDLARKTAEEIIKNGGSALVYRADVSVFDEAHALCKFAVKNFGGIDVLVNNAGIAQQKVFCDITEDEFKNMMQTNVGSVFNMCKAVMGEMIGKKSGKIINISSVWGICGASCEVHYSASKAAVIGFTKALAQELAPSGINVNCVAPGVVDTDMCKFDGETKKLVTEDIPLGKIASPEKIADTIAFLASDKADYITGEVVNVSGGFVV